One region of Wyeomyia smithii strain HCP4-BCI-WySm-NY-G18 chromosome 3, ASM2978416v1, whole genome shotgun sequence genomic DNA includes:
- the LOC129729099 gene encoding uncharacterized protein LOC129729099, whose translation MATLANIDAFSGCCESAKGKVNRIRNAIEAAHLDYKRFSIHALQLYMKTVDAAYQEYNDFQNRIYIADPTRKHEFEPKFVEFEELYEFTRIAINEMIDEHGKSQKVIKIADADSNQPKPGTSGSGPPVRATPTIVLHQAALPIFDGRYDNWFKFKQMFRDIADKYTGDSAATKLHFLDKALVGRAQGSIDQQIIRDNDYEGSWTRLTQQYENLPALISDTILKLLNLKMMTNESFQQLKMVTDEVEKCVSSLEFHDLKMDKLSQAIITTLISTKLDPDTRRIWESNIKRGQLPVYKEMIAVSRNQQHVLERCENYKPVQKGKGANLLARPIQPAVAKAHTVTIQKTDGCYVCSENHLIDKCDTFKKLNVEERYEKAKQIGLCFACLKKGHRTTNCKNSTK comes from the coding sequence ATGGCTACGCTTGCTAACATTGATGCTTTTAGTGGTTGCTGCGAATCGGCAAAAGGAAAGGTGAATCGTATTCGGAACGCCATTGAAGCTGCGCATCTAGATTATAAGCGGTTTAGTATACACGCATTACAGTTGTATATGAAAACAGTTGACGCAGCTTATCAAGAATATAACGATTTTCAAAACAGAATTTATATAGCTGATCCTACGCGAAAGCATGAGTTTGAACCGAAGTTTGTGGAATTTGAAGAGCTTTACGAGTTCACTAGAATTGCGATTAATGAAATGATCGACGAACACGGAAAGTCCCAGAAAGTAATAAAGATTGCGGATGCTGATAGTAATCAACCGAAACCTGGTACCAGCGGCAGTGGCCCACCAGTTAGAGCAACCCCGACGATAGTGCTGCATCAAGCTGCGTTACCTATTTTTGACGGCCGCTACGATAATTGGTTCAAGTTTAAACAGATGTTTCGAGATATAGCAGATAAGTATACAGGTGACTCTGCTGCTACCAAATTGCATTTTTTGGACAAAGCTTTGGTAGGCAGGGCTCAAGGTTCTATCGATCAGCAAATAATCCGTGATAATGATTACGAAGGCTCTTGGACGAGACTCACGCAGCAGTATGAAAATCTGCCAGCCTTAATCAGCGATACAATTTTGAAgttgttgaatttaaagatGATGACAAACGAATCATTCCAGCAGTTGAAAATGGTTACAGATGAAGTGGAAAAGTGTGTTAGTTCATTAGAGTTTCATGACTTGAAAATGGACAAACTTTCTCAAGCTATCATAACTACACTTATTTCGACGAAATTGGACCCAGATACAAGAAGAATCTGGGAGTCGAATATAAAGCGCGGACAGTTACCAGTATACAAAGAAATGATCGCTGTCTCGCGAAATCAGCAACATGTTTTGGAACGTTGTGAAAATTACAAACCTGTGCAGAAAGGTAAGGGAGCTAATTTGCTTGCACGACCTATTCAACCAGCGGTGGCAAAGGCTCATACCGTTACAATTCAGAAGACCGATGGCTGTTACGTATGCAGTGAGAATCATTTGATTGATAAATGTGATACTTTTAAGAAATTAAATGTAGAGGAGCGATACGAAAAAGCTAAGCAAATTGGACTATGCTTCGCGTGTCTGAAAAAAGGACATAGAACGACGAATTGCAAAAATAGTACGAAGTGA